The following proteins are co-located in the Sphaeramia orbicularis chromosome 24, fSphaOr1.1, whole genome shotgun sequence genome:
- the LOC115415303 gene encoding putative peptidyl-tRNA hydrolase PTRHD1 produces the protein MAASGAGSPGRLVQYVVVRSDLVHSLSWPLGAVITQACHAATAAVHVHYADPDTQRYLSDLDCMHKVVLGAPDEAALSGLSQTLTQAGVAHKLWIEQPENIPTCLALKPYPKDAVQPLLRKFKLFK, from the exons ATGGCTGCTTCAGGAGCGGGGTCTCCCGGCCGGCTGGTCCAGTACGTGGTGGTCCGCTCGGACCTGGTCCACAGTCTGTCGTGGCCTCTGGGGGCCGTCATCACGCAGGCGTGTCACGCAGCCACCGCCGCCGTGCACGTGCACTACGCAGACCCGGACACGCAGCGGTACCTGTCCGACCTGGACTGTATGCACAAGGTGGTCCTGGGG GCTCCAGATGAAGCTGCTCTGTCCGGTTTATCCCAGACCCTGACTCAGGCCGGCGTGGCCCATAAACTGTGGATCGAACAGCCGGAGAACATCCCCACCTGCCTGGCCCTGAAGCCCTACCCCAAAGACGCCGTCCAACCGCTGCTGCGAAAGTTCAAGCTCTTCAAATGA